The Deinococcus sp. Marseille-Q6407 genome has a window encoding:
- a CDS encoding nuclease-related domain-containing protein, which produces MIVKEHRPTPTRDKFQRAGDEAEQQMAHYLQRAFGEDQAVHVFNNLRLQRKGETAQLDHLILHRSGMIIVESKSVSTAVRINEREEWSRKWNGDWQGMPSPVLQAQRQAELLRQLLQDHAAQLRRKTLFGLLQGDFSSWQIDGLVAISDRGVLQTKGQRPSVCKADQVPERARGLIEQQAAQGRAALTLNAEEFERVSRFLLMQHREKKLPAASAPAQRDERGKGAPGQMKDQARTVPHKRPTPAGAKRAAAAPASAGAWLPTCSQCHSPHLKILFGHSYYFKCQDCGANTPLPRRACRNCGEPTRTRKQGLRFYADCERCGSSEHFFTNP; this is translated from the coding sequence ATGATCGTCAAAGAACACCGCCCCACCCCCACCAGGGACAAATTCCAGCGCGCCGGCGACGAGGCCGAGCAGCAAATGGCCCACTATCTTCAGCGAGCGTTTGGGGAGGACCAGGCGGTGCATGTCTTCAACAACCTGCGGCTGCAGCGAAAGGGCGAAACTGCCCAGCTGGATCACCTGATCCTGCACCGCAGCGGCATGATTATCGTGGAGAGCAAGAGCGTCTCGACAGCCGTCAGGATCAACGAGCGCGAGGAATGGTCGCGCAAGTGGAATGGTGACTGGCAGGGCATGCCCTCGCCGGTGCTGCAAGCCCAGCGGCAGGCCGAGTTGCTGCGGCAACTGCTCCAGGATCACGCCGCCCAGCTGCGGCGCAAAACTCTCTTTGGGCTGCTACAGGGCGACTTCAGCAGCTGGCAGATCGATGGGCTGGTGGCCATCAGTGACCGGGGAGTGCTGCAGACCAAAGGGCAGCGTCCCTCCGTCTGCAAGGCTGATCAGGTGCCGGAGCGCGCGCGGGGCCTGATTGAGCAGCAGGCCGCCCAGGGACGCGCCGCCCTGACCCTGAATGCCGAGGAATTCGAGCGTGTTTCCCGCTTTCTGCTGATGCAGCACCGCGAGAAGAAACTGCCAGCGGCATCCGCCCCGGCTCAGCGGGATGAGCGAGGCAAAGGGGCTCCAGGCCAGATGAAAGATCAGGCCAGAACGGTACCGCACAAGCGCCCCACCCCAGCAGGGGCCAAGCGGGCAGCCGCTGCACCAGCGTCTGCTGGAGCGTGGCTGCCGACCTGCTCTCAGTGTCATAGCCCCCACCTGAAAATCCTGTTCGGCCACAGCTATTACTTCAAGTGCCAGGACTGCGGGGCCAACACCCCGCTGCCGCGCCGGGCCTGCCGCAACTGCGGCGAGCCGACCCGCACCCGCAAACAGGGCCTGCGCTTTTACGCCGATTGCGAGCGCTGCGGCAGCTCCGAGCATTTTTTTACCAACCCGTAA
- a CDS encoding DUF1989 domain-containing protein has product MTQPTDGSGRDETRYDLTRIPPQSGSGFTMQKGDLLVVIDPQGEQVSDLMAFAAGNKEEWLSSGRTFDYNETIYLTTGHVLYSNRSRPMFTLLRDDVGRHDFLLTPCSTETFELLYPPGTAEGHPSCFSNLVQAFAPYGIQPDQIPTTMNIFMNVLVDEQGRVNIGPPISQPGQRLELRAEMDLIVGLTACSAEGSNNGTFKPIDYFVIPAADLPDSAAQ; this is encoded by the coding sequence ATGACCCAACCCACTGACGGCTCCGGCCGTGACGAGACCCGCTACGACCTGACCCGGATTCCGCCCCAGAGCGGCAGCGGCTTTACCATGCAAAAGGGAGACCTTCTGGTGGTGATTGACCCCCAGGGCGAACAGGTGTCTGACCTGATGGCTTTTGCCGCCGGCAACAAGGAAGAATGGCTCTCTTCAGGCCGCACCTTCGACTACAACGAGACTATCTACCTGACCACCGGGCACGTGCTGTATTCCAACCGCTCGCGCCCAATGTTCACCCTGCTGCGCGACGACGTGGGCCGGCACGACTTCCTGCTGACGCCCTGCTCCACCGAAACTTTCGAGCTCCTCTACCCGCCCGGCACCGCCGAGGGCCACCCCAGCTGCTTTTCCAATCTGGTGCAGGCCTTTGCGCCCTACGGCATTCAGCCGGACCAGATTCCCACCACCATGAACATTTTCATGAATGTGCTGGTAGACGAGCAGGGCCGGGTCAACATCGGCCCGCCCATCTCGCAGCCGGGGCAGCGCCTGGAGCTGCGGGCCGAGATGGACCTGATCGTGGGCCTGACCGCCTGCTCGGCTGAGGGCAGCAACAACGGCACCTTCAAGCCGATTGATTATTTCGTGATTCCGGCCGCCGACCTGCCAGACAGCGCAGCGCAGTAA
- the gntA gene encoding guanitoxin biosynthesis heme-dependent pre-guanitoxin N-hydroxylase GntA, with the protein MSHTSASLAGYRPPLPSESFAERAEAAFREKILAPDFPCVAAKASVNTDMYRLHTYGEMATLGSTLALARDLRAFQAEQKTLDSDFTSFVSVFEAPAEMDELTFEQLVWEQLHALSLLDDQPYSEEVSSDSTAPDFGYSFGGQAFFIVGLHPGASRTARRFAYPMLVFNSHHQFRRLKADGRWTRFQQTIRARDMKLQGSINPNLADFGTASEARQYSGRAVEPDWQAPFGRCPFGFDAGGENPAAPAARQEEENDS; encoded by the coding sequence GTGTCCCATACTTCTGCTTCCCTGGCCGGCTACCGGCCCCCGCTGCCCTCCGAGTCCTTTGCTGAGCGCGCCGAGGCAGCGTTCCGCGAGAAAATTCTGGCCCCCGATTTTCCCTGTGTGGCGGCCAAGGCGTCGGTGAATACCGACATGTACCGCCTGCACACTTACGGTGAAATGGCGACGCTGGGCAGCACGCTGGCGCTGGCCCGTGACCTGCGGGCTTTTCAGGCCGAGCAAAAGACACTGGATTCCGATTTCACCAGTTTCGTCAGCGTGTTCGAGGCCCCGGCCGAGATGGACGAACTGACTTTCGAGCAGCTGGTCTGGGAACAGCTGCACGCCCTGTCGCTGCTGGATGACCAGCCCTACAGCGAGGAGGTCAGCAGCGACTCCACCGCCCCCGATTTTGGCTACTCGTTCGGCGGTCAGGCTTTCTTTATCGTGGGCCTGCATCCCGGCGCCTCCCGCACCGCGCGGCGTTTCGCCTACCCGATGCTGGTCTTCAACTCGCATCACCAGTTCCGCCGGCTCAAGGCCGATGGGCGCTGGACCCGCTTTCAGCAGACCATTCGCGCCCGCGATATGAAGTTGCAGGGCTCCATCAACCCCAACCTGGCCGACTTCGGCACCGCTTCCGAGGCGCGGCAGTATTCTGGCCGGGCCGTGGAGCCGGACTGGCAGGCCCCGTTTGGCCGTTGCCCGTTCGGCTTTGATGCCGGAGGAGAGAACCCCGCAGCCCCGGCAGCGCGGCAAGAGGAGGAAAACGATTCATGA
- a CDS encoding NADH:flavin oxidoreductase/NADH oxidase family protein — MTAVTDPLTLPCGVSVKNRLVKGAMSEALGTRDHAPRPELPALYARWAEGGTAVLLTGNVMVDARALGEPGNVVLEDERHLAEFHSWAVQGQRDGAQAWVQLNHPGKQAPRGLNAGGTVAPSALPFSGGMARAFETPRELTVTEIHELSARFARSARLAQQAGFSGVQLHAAHGYLMSQFLSPRHNVRTDEYGGSLDNRMRFLLETFSAVRAAVGPRFPVGVKLNSSDFMRGGFSEEDSLRVVQALGERGCDLIELSGGTYEKPMMMLGQGERGGFFADFSRRARAVAGVPVCVTGGFRDAATIRSAVANGTADLVGLGRPLVADPAFSRQVLSGKDASSDVHPLRTGIRPLDRSSYLEIAWYEDAMRRLARGESVKAGETPLLALARISAEMGLGAVLRRRRA, encoded by the coding sequence ATGACTGCTGTGACCGACCCCCTCACGCTGCCCTGCGGTGTCAGCGTGAAAAACCGCCTGGTAAAAGGCGCCATGAGCGAGGCGCTGGGCACCCGCGACCACGCCCCCCGGCCCGAATTGCCGGCGCTGTATGCCCGCTGGGCAGAGGGCGGCACCGCCGTGCTGCTGACCGGCAACGTGATGGTGGACGCCCGCGCCCTGGGCGAGCCCGGCAACGTGGTGCTGGAAGATGAGCGGCATCTGGCCGAGTTCCACAGCTGGGCGGTGCAGGGGCAGCGGGACGGCGCGCAGGCGTGGGTGCAGCTGAACCACCCCGGCAAGCAGGCACCCCGGGGCCTGAATGCCGGCGGCACGGTGGCGCCCTCTGCCCTTCCTTTTTCCGGCGGCATGGCCCGCGCATTCGAAACCCCGCGCGAGCTGACAGTGACTGAAATCCATGAGCTGAGTGCCCGCTTTGCCCGCTCGGCGCGGCTGGCGCAGCAGGCCGGCTTCAGCGGGGTGCAGCTGCATGCGGCGCACGGGTACCTGATGTCACAGTTCCTCTCGCCCCGGCACAATGTCCGCACCGACGAGTACGGCGGCAGCCTGGACAACCGAATGCGTTTTCTGCTGGAAACCTTCAGCGCGGTGCGGGCGGCGGTGGGCCCACGCTTTCCGGTCGGCGTGAAGCTGAACTCGTCCGATTTCATGCGGGGCGGCTTTTCGGAAGAAGACAGCCTGCGCGTGGTGCAGGCGCTGGGCGAGCGGGGCTGTGACCTGATCGAGCTGTCGGGCGGCACCTACGAGAAACCGATGATGATGCTGGGCCAGGGCGAACGCGGCGGCTTCTTTGCCGATTTCTCGCGGCGGGCGCGGGCAGTGGCGGGCGTGCCGGTGTGCGTGACCGGCGGGTTCCGTGACGCGGCGACCATCCGCAGCGCCGTGGCGAACGGCACCGCCGACCTGGTGGGCCTGGGCCGGCCGCTGGTGGCGGACCCAGCCTTCAGCCGGCAGGTGCTCAGCGGCAAGGACGCCAGCAGCGACGTGCATCCCCTCCGGACTGGGATAAGGCCGCTGGACCGCAGCAGCTACCTGGAAATTGCCTGGTACGAGGACGCCATGCGCCGGCTGGCCCGGGGCGAGTCGGTCAAGGCCGGCGAGACGCCGCTGCTGGCCCTAGCCCGCATCTCGGCCGAGATGGGCCTCGGCGCGGTGTTGAGGCGCCGCCGGGCCTGA
- a CDS encoding patatin-like phospholipase family protein — protein sequence MTNDATRALVLSGGGLTGIAWGAGLLTGLARQGLNLSDAGERPDLTIGTSAGASVGTQLLSEQEPEALLEHQLQLPATPRQPAVPGAGLDFARAFQALVREAGPDPLNIRRRIGQWALERGLEPETEAQLSARFDLPVSEWPQGQLQLTAVDAESGEARVFTRDSGVPLLQAVAASCAVPGVWAPVAIQGRRYMDGGVRSGANADLAAGAGRVLVVALMPLGNLPSLQAEVQALEAGGAAVRVVAPDQASAEAIGPDLLSAATRTATARAGAAQGERLAAELGEFWSA from the coding sequence ATGACCAACGATGCGACAAGGGCACTGGTACTGAGCGGCGGCGGCCTGACTGGCATTGCCTGGGGCGCGGGCCTGCTGACTGGCCTGGCCCGACAGGGGCTGAACCTGAGCGACGCCGGCGAGCGCCCGGACCTCACCATCGGGACCTCGGCAGGGGCGTCGGTGGGCACGCAGCTGCTTTCGGAGCAGGAACCTGAAGCCCTGCTGGAGCATCAGCTGCAGCTGCCGGCCACGCCGCGCCAGCCTGCCGTGCCCGGCGCCGGGCTGGACTTTGCCCGGGCGTTTCAGGCGCTGGTGCGCGAGGCCGGCCCCGACCCGCTGAATATTCGCCGCCGCATCGGTCAGTGGGCGCTGGAACGCGGCCTGGAACCGGAAACCGAAGCGCAGCTCAGCGCCCGCTTTGACCTACCGGTGAGCGAGTGGCCGCAGGGCCAGTTGCAGCTGACCGCGGTTGACGCCGAAAGTGGTGAGGCCCGCGTCTTTACCCGCGACTCGGGCGTGCCGCTGCTTCAGGCGGTGGCGGCCAGCTGCGCGGTGCCGGGGGTCTGGGCGCCGGTCGCCATTCAGGGCCGGCGCTATATGGACGGCGGCGTGCGCTCGGGCGCCAACGCCGATCTGGCCGCCGGAGCCGGCCGGGTGCTGGTGGTGGCGCTGATGCCGCTGGGCAACCTGCCCTCTCTGCAGGCCGAAGTGCAGGCCCTGGAAGCCGGCGGCGCAGCGGTGCGGGTGGTGGCTCCGGATCAGGCCTCGGCCGAGGCTATTGGGCCTGACCTGCTCTCGGCGGCCACCCGCACCGCCACCGCTCGGGCGGGTGCCGCACAGGGCGAACGCCTGGCTGCCGAACTGGGCGAGTTCTGGTCAGCCTGA